In Candidatus Nomurabacteria bacterium, the DNA window CTCTGCGCTTTTTTCTCCAAATCTTTCTAGTACATCTATATCGCCCGTTTTTAGTCTGTATATACTTTCTGGAGTATCAATAAGACCGAGATCATAAAATCTTTCTATTTGTTTTTCTCCAAAACCTACGATATTCGCACCCTTTTTGGAAACAAAATGTTTTAGTCTCTCTATTTCTCTCTTGTAGCAATTTTTATTTGTGCAGTACCAAGCAGCTGAAACCTTGCCAGAAGTGGTATTTTTCTTTTCTAGTAGAGACCCACATATAGGGCAGTTTTTTGGCATTTTGAATGACTTTTCTTTGCCAGTCCGTAAGTCCTTTAGGACTGAAACTATTTCTGGTATAACATCGCCTGCTTTTCTCAAGATAACAGTGTCGCCTATCTTTACATCTAGTCTTTCTATTTCTTCTTCGTTGTGAAGAGTTGCCCTAGAAACAAGTGACCCTGCGATTCTGACAGGTCTTAGTTCCGCTACAGGAGTAATGGCTCCAGTTCTACCGACTTGGACCGTTATCTTTTCTAGAACTGTTGTAGTTTCTTCTGCTTTGAATTTATAAGCTATCCCAAATCTTGGTGCCTTGGATGTATATCCTAGAGAATCATATTTTTCAACTTCAGAAACTTTTATAACTATTCCATCCACGCCATATTCTTTGTCCTCTCTGAGATCATTTTCTTTTTGATAAAACTTTTCTACTTCGTCTATATTTTTTGCCACATAAAAGTTTTTGTTTATAGGTAATCCTAGGTCAGAAAGTTTTAGTAGTATATCTTTTTGAGTTTTTATATCTTGGAAATCATCAAAATTTTCTATCGAATAGAAGAAAACTTGTATATTTCTCGAACGAGTTACAGACGGATCTAGCTGACGTAAACTTCCAGCTGCAGCATTTCTAGTATTGGCAAAAAGTGGAAGCTCTTCTTTTTCTCTTTCTTTGTTTAGTTTCAGAAGATCACTTTTCTTCATCCACGCTTCTCCGACAACTGTAACGTCAACTTTTTGGTTCAATTTTTTTGGGATAGAATCTATAGCCATAACACTATGTGTTATATCTTCTCCGACTTCACCGTCTCCTCTTGTTGCACCAAGTACCAGCTCTCCTCCTTTGTAAGTAACTATTATTTTCAATCCGTCTATTTTTTCTTCGCAAACATAACTCATGGAAGTATCTAGATCATCTCCAGATAGAATTTTTTTCAATCTTTCTTCCCATGCTGTAAGCTCATCAAAATCAAAAACGTTATTGTAAGAATACTGAGGATAGATATGTTTTACCTTGGTGAATTTTTCTACTGGAGCCCCGCCGACTTTTGAAGTTGGCGAGTTTAGCGCCATGTTAGGATATTTCTCTTCCAATGCCAAAAGCTCAGAAACGAGAGCATCATATGCCTCGTCGCTTATTTCTGGCGAATCTTTTTCGTGATACAACCCTCTATGATAGTCGATTATACTAGAGAGTTTTTTTGCCCTCTCTTTATCCTTTTTCGGTATATCCATGTATTTTTAGTACTTAAAACGAGAATAGTGGGTATGTGACCCTGAGGGCCCTTTCTACAACA includes these proteins:
- the ligA gene encoding NAD-dependent DNA ligase LigA; this translates as MDIPKKDKERAKKLSSIIDYHRGLYHEKDSPEISDEAYDALVSELLALEEKYPNMALNSPTSKVGGAPVEKFTKVKHIYPQYSYNNVFDFDELTAWEERLKKILSGDDLDTSMSYVCEEKIDGLKIIVTYKGGELVLGATRGDGEVGEDITHSVMAIDSIPKKLNQKVDVTVVGEAWMKKSDLLKLNKEREKEELPLFANTRNAAAGSLRQLDPSVTRSRNIQVFFYSIENFDDFQDIKTQKDILLKLSDLGLPINKNFYVAKNIDEVEKFYQKENDLREDKEYGVDGIVIKVSEVEKYDSLGYTSKAPRFGIAYKFKAEETTTVLEKITVQVGRTGAITPVAELRPVRIAGSLVSRATLHNEEEIERLDVKIGDTVILRKAGDVIPEIVSVLKDLRTGKEKSFKMPKNCPICGSLLEKKNTTSGKVSAAWYCTNKNCYKREIERLKHFVSKKGANIVGFGEKQIERFYDLGLIDTPESIYRLKTGDIDVLERFGEKSAENLVKSIDESRKIELNNLLYAIGILHIGEEGAEIIEKEIFQKWGSKANDYYKILTSLTFEDIESIYGIGEEGARSFVEYFSDKKNQEFLKDLFSEIEIFIDETKFSGSTKTFSGKTFVLTGTLPTLSRDEAKDLIKKNGGKVTSSVSKLTDFVLLGENPGSKLDDAKKLGVKTISEAEFLKLVK